AGACTTCGAATCATAAAAAATAAAGGACTGGACGCAAAGCTGGTTTCGACTAACTCATTTGCGCCTATTGAACTGGAAGGATGTATCTATGGTAGATAGAGAGCAAAATTCGCAAGGTCTGTATACTCCTGAGCTGGAGCATGACGCTTGTGGCATCGGTTTTGTTGCTCACCTGAAAAACCGTAAATCTCATGAAGTTGTGACTCAAGCATTGGATATGCTGGCTCGCATGGAGCACCGTGGTGGTCAAGGTTGTGATCCATGCAGCGGTGACGGTGCAGGTATCTTGCTACAAAAACCTCATGAATTCCTATTAGAAGAAGCCGTTAAGTTAGGCATTAAATTGCCTTCGTTTGAAAAGTATGGTGTTGGTGTCGTTCTTTTCCCGAAAGACGAATACAAACGCGAACAATGCCGTGACATTCTAGAACGTAACGCACAGCGTCTAGATCTTGAAGTTATCGGCTACCGTGTATTGCCAACCGATAACTCAATGATCGGTGCAGACCCACTAAGCACAGAGCCTCAGTTTGAGCATGTGTTTATCTCTGGTGGCCCTGGCATCACACCTGAAGAGCTAGAGCGCAAACTGTACGTACTTCGTAACTACACTGTACGTGTTTGCCTAGAAAGCGTTTCGAACATTGGTGACGACTTCTACATTAACTCAATGTCTTACAAGACATTGGTGTACAAAGGTCAGTTAACGACCGAGCAAGTACCTCAGTACTTCCTTGATCTGCAAAACCCGACCATGGTGACTGCACTAGCACTAGTACACTCTCGTTTCTCTACCAACACCTTCCCGAAATGGCGTCTTGCACAGCCTTTCCGTTACATTGCCCACAACGGTGAAATCAATACAGTTCGCGGTAACTTGAACTGGATGAAAGCCCGTGAAGCAATCCTAGAATCAGACCTGTTTACTCAGGCTGAAATCGACATGCTTCTTCCAATCTGTCAGGAAGGCAGCTCGGATTCATCTAACTTCGATATGGCACTTGAGCTCCTAGTTCTTTCTGGTCGTAGCCTGCCACATGCATTGATGATGATGATTCCTGAAGCATGGCAAGAAAACAAAAACATGGATCCTAAACGTCGCGCGTTCTATCAGTACCACGCGAACATCATGGAACCATGGGATGGTCCTGCTTCAGTATGTTTTACTGATGGTGTTCAAGTTGGTGCGACACTAGACCGTAACGGTTTGCGCCCTTCTCGCTACACAGTGACCAAAGATAACTTCCTAGTGATGGCATCTGAATCTGGTGTTGTGGATATTGAACCAGAGAACGTAGAGTTCCGTGGTCGTCTGCAACCAGGTCGTATCTTCGTTGCAGACCTAGAGCAAGGTCGCATCATCTCTGATGAAGAAGTGAAAGACACCATCGCAACGGCGCAGCCTTACGAGAAGTGGGTAGAAGAAAACCTACTGAGCTTGAAGAAGCTGCCAGATGCGAGCAACCAGTTCAGCCAACCTTCTCCAGAGCGTTTGTTGCATCGTCAGCAAGCTTTCGGTGTGAGCACTGAAGAAGTGAACGAAATCATCGTTCCAATGGCGAATGACGCAAAAGAACCATTGTCAGCAATGGGTGCCGACTGGCCTCTTGCGGTTCTCTCTCATCAGTCTCAGCATCTTTCAAACTACTTCAAGCAGCTGTTTGCACAGGTAACTAACCCACCGATCGACCCGATACGTGAGCGTATGGTTATGTCGCTGAACACCTACTTGGGTAAAGACCAAAACCTTCTGACTGAAACACCACTTCACTGTCAGAAAGTTGAATTGGAATCGCCTGTTCTGGCGAACTCTGAGCTTGAGAAATTGCGTGCGATCGATAACGAGCACCTACAAGCTAAGACGTTGGATATCGTGTTCCAAGCCAATGAAGATCAAGGCAAGCTTGAGCGCGCACTAAAACGTATCTGCCAATACGCAGAAGACGCGGTTATCGATGGTTACTCAATCATCCTACTCACTGACCGTGCAGTGAACTCAAACCACGCGGCGATCCCAGCAATGCTGGCAGTGGGCGCAGTTCACCACCACTTGATCCGCAAAGGTCTACGTGCGAAGTGTGACATCGTGGTTGAAACCGGTGACGCGCGTGAAACGCACCACTTTGCAACGCTACTTGGTTACGGTGCGAATGCGGTTAACCCTTACCTAGTCATTGAAACCATCATTGAACTTCAACGTACGAAGAAGTTGGATCCAGAAGCGAACCCTCGCGATCTGTTCAACAACTACCGTAAAGCGATTAATGGCGGTCTTCTGAAGATCTTCTCGAAGATGGGTATCTCTACGCTACAATCATACCACGGTGCGCAAATCTTCGAAGCCTTGGGTATCCACAAGTCAGTAGTCGACAAGTACTTCACAGGTACGGTTTCTCGTATTCAAGGTCTCACCCTTGATGATATCGCCAAAGAAGTGCTGATCCGTCACCGCATCGGTTACCCACAACGCGAAATCCCAATTCAAATGCTGGATGTTGGCGGTGTTTACCAATGGAAACAGCGTGGTGAGAAGCATCTCTTCAACCCAGAAACCATTTCTCTACTGCAAGAGTCTACACGCAACAAGAACTACGATCAGTTCAAGCAGTACGCGACAGCCGTAGATAAGCAAGGTGACAACGCGGTAACCCTGCGTAGCCAGCTAGAATTCATTAAGAACCCAGCCGGTTCTATCTCTATCGACGAAGTCGAGCCAATTGAAAGCATCGTGAAACGCTTCGCGACAGGTGCAATGTCATTCGGTTCTATTTCTTACGAAGCACACTCCACACTGGCTGTTGCGATGAACCGCCTTGGCGCAAAATCGAACTCAGGAGAGGGCGGTGAAGACCCAATGCGTTTCGAGCGCAAAGAGAACGGCGATTGGGAACGCTCTGCAATCAAGCAGGTGGCTTCAGGTCGTTTCGGCGTAACCTCTTACTACCTAACCAACGCTGATGAGCTACAAATCAAGATGGCTCAAGGCGCGAAGCCAGGTGAAGGTGGTCAGCTACCAGGCGATAAGGTAGACGATTGGATCGGTGCAACACGTCACTCTACTCCGGGCGTTGGTCTTATCTCGCCACCGCCACACCACGATATCTACTCAATCGAGGATTTGGCTCAGCTGATCTACGACTTGAAGAACGCGAACCGTGCAGGTCGTGTGAACGTGAAGCTGGTATCGGAAGCAGGCGTAGGTACGATCGCTTCTGGTGTAGCGAAAGCGAAAGCAGACGTTGTACTAATCGCAGGTTTTGACGGCGGTACTGGTGCATCACCAATGTCTTCAATTCGTCATACCGGTCTTCCTTGGGAACTTGGTTTGGCAGAAACGCACCAAACGCTACTGAAGAACGGTCTGCGTAACCGTATCGTGGTTCAAGCGGATGGTCAGATGAAAACACCTCGCGACCTAGCAGTCGCAACACTACTCGGTGCAGAAGAATGGGGCGTGGCAACCGCTGCCTTGGTGGTTGAAGGTTGTATCATGATGCGTAAGTGTCATAAGAACACTTGTCCTGTTGGTATCGCAACTCAAAACAAGACGCTTCGTGAGCGCTTTGATGGTCGCGTAGAAGACGTCGTAACCTTCTTCCAATACATGGCACAAGGTCTGCGTGAAATCATGGCTGAACTTGGCTTCCGCACTATCGATGAGATGGTCGGTCAAGGTCAGAAGCTGAAGATTCGCCAAGACGTTTCTCACTGGAAATACAAGAACCTAGATCTGTCTCCTGTTCTCCACGTTGAACAGCCACGTGAAGCTGATGGCGTATTCAACCAAGCAGAGCAGAACCACAACCTAGAAGAAGTGCTAGACCGCAAGCTGATTCAAGCGGCGATTCCTGCACTCGAGAAAGGCGAAGCGGTGAATGCAGAGTTCCCTATTGTTAACACGGACCGCTCTGCAGGTACCATGTTGTCGAACGAAATCTCGAAAGTGTACAAGGATGCAGGTCTACCTCAGCCAATGAACGTGAAGTTCAAAGGTTCTGCGGGTCAGTCATTCGGTGCATTTCTAGCTAAGGGCGTAAAGTTCGAAGTGGAAGGCGACGCGAACGACTACTGGGGTAAAGGCTTATCTGGCGGTACGTTAGTACTTTACCCAGATGCGAAATCAAGCATTGTCGCGGAAGACAACATCGTGGTTGGTAACGTGTGTTTCTACGGTGCAACTTCGGGTGAGTCTTTCATTCGCGGTATGGCTGGTGAACGTTTCTGTGTTCGTAACTCAGGCGCAAAAGTCGTAGTAGAAGGCGTCGGTGATCACGGTTGTGAATACATGACAGGCGGTGCAGCCATCATCCTTGGTTCAACAGGTCGTAACTTTGCTGCTGGTATGAGTGGCGGCGTGGCATACGTATGGGATAAATCAGGCGACTTTGAGTCAAAACTGAACCCAGAGCTAGTAGACCTAGATCCAATCGAGCAAGAAGACAGAGATCTATTACTCGACATGCTAACTAAGCATGTTCAATTCACAGGAAGTGAAGTCGCTCAGTCTTTCCTAGACAATTTTGAAGCAAGCCTAGCCTCTATGGTTAAGGTAATGCCGCGTGATTACAAAGCGGTTCTTCAAAAACGCAAAGCTGAAGCACAGTCTCAAGGAAACGAAACTCAAGTGGAGGCCGTATAATGGGTAAGCCTACTGGATTTTTAGAGCATGGTCGTGAACTACCACAGAAGATCGACCCAGCTGAACGCATCAAGAACAACAAAGAGTTCGTTCTAAACGAGGAGTTTGGTGACAAGATCAATACTCAGGCTTCTCGCTGTATGGATTGTGGTGTGCCGTTTTGTCATAACGGCTGCCCTATCGGTAACATCATCCCAGAATTTAACGATGCGGTTTATCGTGATAGCTGGGAAGAAGCATGGAACATTCTGAGCTCAACCAATAACTTCCCAGAGTTTACTGGTCGTGTTTGCCCAGCTCCGTGTGAAAGTGCTTGTGTTCTTGGTATCAACCAAGATCCAATCACCATCTGTAATATCGAGAAAACCATCGTAGAAACGGCGTATCGTGAAGGGTACGCCAAACCAAAAACACCACGTTCTCGCACAGGTAAAACCATTGCGATCATCGGTTCGGGTCCTGCTGGCCTTGCGGCGGCTGAGCAGCTAAACAGCGCAGGTCATACTGTGACCGTCTTCGAGCGAGACGAGAAAGTAGGCGGTCTGCTACGTTTTGGTATTCCAGATTTCAAACTGGGTATGGACGTGATTGATCGTAAGATCAACCTAATGGCAGAAGCTGGCGTTGAGTTTAAAGTAAACCAACACGTCGGTGTTGATGTAAATGCTCAGCAACTGCGTCAAGAGTTCGATGTGGTTCTGCTAACTGGTGGCTCAACCGTTCCACGTGATTTGCCCGTTCCAGGTCGTGAACTAAAAGGCGTTCACTTCGCGATGGAATTCCTAGGTCAAAACAACCGTCGCGCCAATAACATGGACCTGAAAACGGAAGAAATTCACGCTGCGGGTAAACATGTTGTGGTTATCGGTGGTGGTGATACTGGTTCAGACTGTGTGGGTACATCAAACCGTCACGGCGCAGCAAGCATCACTCAGGTTGAAATCATGCCGATTCCACCAGAAAAACGCCCTGCTAATATGCCATGGCCACAGTACCCAATGATCTTGCGTACTTCAACGTCTCATGAAGAAGGCGTTGATCGTCACTGGAACATCCTAACCAAAGAGTTCATTGGCAATGACAAAGGTGAAGTCACTGGCCTTCGTCTAGCTGATATCGTTTGGCAAGATGCGAAGCATGGCGAGCGTCCAAGCTTTAAAGAAGTAGAAGGCAGCGAGCGTGTTATCCCGTGTGATATGGCATTTCTAGCGATGGGCTTCCTACACCCAGAACCAACAGGCGTACTTGCTCAACTGGATATCGCGCTAGATGATCGGGGTAACGTAGCAACTCAAGATTTTGCTACCAACCAAGAAGGTGTATTTGCTGCTGGAGATATGCGAACAGGCCAATCTTTGGTGGTTCGTTGTATCAACGAAGGTCGCGAATGTGCCCGTGCTATCGATGATTACCTAATGGGTGGCACAAACCTAGAAGCAAAAGCGGATTCACTGATGTTGTCTGCGTAAACCAAATAATCCCCAGAACTAACCAATAATGAATGATTCTGGGTATTAAACAAATAGCTAATCAATCCTTCCAAACTTTCCATTCTGGCCAGCACAATGTGCTGGTCTTTTTTATTTAAGCCAGATTCAATTGTTAAAAAAGTGTAACAATGAAAAATGTATCCATATGATAAGAAAGAAGTTTTCAGATTATTAAGTGGTAAATAGAACATTGGCGTGATAAATCACCAAAAACTTGACCTTTTCTATCATAAGCTATACGTTGTGAAGTCGATGAAAATGAATTCATCTTATTTTGTAAAATAATAAAGAAGATTTTGTGTTTATTTATGCAAAATTTAACAAATTAAAAGCATAGTTAGTCATATATACCAACCCTTATCATGTTGGTAGTTCTGTCTAGAAGACAGAGAAGCAAAGGGAGAATTGCAATGGCTTTATATGATCCTAGTCTTGAGAAAGACAACTGTGGATTTGGTCTGATTGCGCACATGGATGGGCAACCAAGTCACAAACTGGTTCGTACGGCAATTTCGGCATTAGATCGCATGACTCATCGTGGTGGTATCGCTGCTGATGGTAAAACCGGTGATGGTTGTGGCCTTCTATTACAAAAGCCCGATTCCTATTTACGCCTTATCGCTGAAGAAAATGGCTTTAACCTTGGCAAGCAATATGCCGTAGGGATGCTTTTCTTCAATCAAGACCCGGTCAAAGCCCAACTTGCGAAGGACATCGTCAACAAAGAACTCGCACAAGAGACGTTAACTGTTGCGGGTTGGCGTGAAGTACCAACCAATTCAGAAGTACTCGGCCCAATAGCCGCCGATTCACTTCCAAACATTCAGCAAGTCTTTATCTCTGCTCCGGCAGGTTGGCGCGAGCGTGACATTGAACGTCGCCTCTACATCGCACGTCGTCGCATCGAGAAACAAATCACCGAAGATCCTGATTTCTACATCTGTAGCTTGTCGACACAAGTTCTGGTCTACAAAGGCTTGTGCATGCCGGCGGACTTACCGCGCTTCTATCTTGATCTTGCTGATCTACGCATGGAATCCGCTATCTGCCTGTTCCACCAACGTTTTTCAACTAATACTCAACCTCGTTGGCCGCTGGCTCAACCATTCCGCTACCTTGCTCACAATGGTGAGATCAACACTATCGAAGGTAACCGCCAATGGGCTCGTGCTCGGGCTTACAAGTTCTCATCACCACTGCTACCTGACTTACAAACTGCGGCGCCATTTGTGAACGAGACAGGTTCAGATTCTTCCAGCCTAGATAATATGCTGGATCTCTTTTTAGCTGGTGGTATGGATATTTTCCGTGCGATGCGCATGCTTGTGCCACCAGCATGGCAAAACCACCCAGATATGGATCCGGATCTGCGAGCGTTTTACGACTTCAACTCCAAACATATGGAACCATGGGATGGCCCGGCAGGTATCGTACTGTCCGATGGCCGTTACGCTGCCTGTAACCTAGATCGAAATGGTCTGCGTCCTGCACGCTATGTGATTACCAAAGACAAGTTGATCACTCTGGCTTCTGAGGTGGGGATTTGGGATTACGCTCCAGATGAAGTTGCCGAGAAAGGCCGTGTTGGTCCTGGTGAACTACTGGTTATCGACACTAGAAAAGGTAAGCTTTGGCAATCGAGCGAGATTGATAACGACCTGAAATCTCGTCACCCTTATCGCGAATGGATGGAAAACAACGTTCGCAAACTCACACCTTTTGCTCAGCTACCTGAAGATCAAGTGGGTGAACGTAGCTTTGATGAAGACTTGCTTAAGACTTATCAAAAGCAATTCGCTATGAGCAATGAAGAAGTCGATCAAGTACTGCGTGTCCTTGGTGACATGGGCCAAGAAGCGGTCGGCTCCATGGGTGATGACACCCCGATGGCCGTCTTATCGTCTAGAGAGCGCTTGGTAACGGACTACTTCCGCCAGAAGTTCGCTCAGGTAACCAACCCGCCAATCGATCCATTGCGTGAAAAACACGTAATGTCACTGGCGACCAGTATTGGTCAGGAGATGAACGTCTTCTGTGAAACCGATGGCCACGCCTACCGAGTGACCTTCGATTCACCAGTATTGCTTTATTCCGACATGCAGCAGTTACTCGAGCTTGGTGATGATCACTACCGTAATACCATTCTCGATATCAACTATGATCCACAACAGAAAGATCTTAAACAAGCCATTGATGATCTGTGTGAGCAAGCCGAACAGGTCGTACGTGAAGGCACAGTTCTGGTTGTGCTTTCAGATCGCGCTTTAGTCAAAGGCAAGCTACCAATTCCTGCAGCAATGGCAGTCGGTGCGGTTCAAACTCGCTTGATTGATGCCAACTTACGTTGTGATGCCAACATTGTTGTTGAGACAGCCACAGCACGTGACCCACACCAATTTGCCGTCTTGCTTGGCTTTGGTGCCACTGCAGTTTACCCATACCTTGCTTATGAAGCGCTAGGTAAGCTGATCGATGATAAAGCGCTAGAAAAAGACTATCGCGATGTGATGCAAAACTACCAATACGGCATCAACAAAGGTCTGTACAAGATCATGTCGAAAATGGGGATTTCTACCATCGCCTCTTACCGCTGCTCACAACTATTTGAAGCGGTTGGCTTAAGCCAAGAAGTGGTCGATTTATGCTTTAAAGGCGTGACGACTCGTATTGAAGGCGCGAACTTCGACGACTTCCAACAAGACTTGTATAACCTTTCTCGTAAAGCTTGGGCGAAACGAAAAGCCATCGAGCATGGTGGCTTATTGAAATATGTCCACGGTGGTGAATATCACGCCTACAACCCAGACGTGGTTGGCACACTGCAAACTGCGGTGAAATCAGGTGAAAGTAACGATTATCAGAGCTTTGCTAAGCAGGTGAACCAACGCCCTGTTGCTATGCTGCGTGACTTAATGGCGCTGAAAAAATCAGACTCACCGCTACCACTTGAGCAAATCGAACCTAGCACTGAGCTCTTCAAACGCTTTGATTCTGCGGCGATGTCCATTGGCGCACTTAGCCCAGAAGCGCACGAAGCACTTGCAACAGCGATGAACCGTCTCGGTGGCTACTCTAACTCTGGTGAAGGTGGTGAAGATCCACGTCGCTTCGGTACAGAGCGTAACTCACGTATCAAGCAGATTGCTTCTGGGCGATTTGGTGTAACGCCTCACTACCTTACCAATGCAGATGTACTGCAAATTAAGGTGGCACAGGGGGCGAAGCCGGGTGAAGGTGGCCAGTTACCAGGACACAAGGTCACCGCAGAAATCGCGAAACTGCGTTATTCGGTACAGGGGGTGACTCTGATCTCCCCTCCTCCGCACCATGATATTTATTCGATTGAAGATTTAGCTCAGCTTATCTTCGACCTAAAGCAGGTCAATCCAAATGCGCTGGTTTCGGTGAAGTTAGTTTCTGAACCAGGTGTCGGTACCATCGCAACAGGTGTCGCGAAAGCTTACGCTGATCTTATTACCATCTCGGGTTACGACGGCGGTACCGCAGCAAGTCCATTAACTTCAGTGAAATACGCAGGTAGCCCTTGGGAATTGGGACTGGCAGAGACACAACAAGCACTGGTTGCTAATGGTCTACGCCATAAGATCCGTCTACAAGTAGATGGCGGCCTAAAAACTGGCCTAGACGTGGTGAAAGCGGCGATTCTCGGTGCCGAAAGCTTCGGTTTTGGTACTGCACCAATGGTGGCAATGGGTTGTAAGTTCCTACGTATTTGTCACCTCAACAACTGTGCTACTGGCGTTGCAACTCAAGACGAGACATTGCGTAAAGAGTACTTCAAGGGCCTGCCGGAAATGGTGATGAACTACTTCATCGGTCTGGCGGACGAAGTGCGCGGATTACTTGCTGAACTTGGTGTTGAAAAACTGACTGACTTGATTGGTCGTACCGATTTGTTGGAAACCGTTGAAGGTCTAACAGCAAAACAAACCAAGCTGGATTTGTCGAATATCCTCGAGGCACCAGTCTCTCTAGAAGGACACCCTCTTTATTGGACACAGCCAAACACACCATTTGATAAAGCAGAGCTCAACAACAAGATCATTGAAGATGCGCTACAAGCGGTTGAGAAACGTCAATCTGCTAGCTTCTTCTACAACGTGATCAACACCGACCGCTCTATTGGTGCTCGCCTATCCGGTGAAATCGCTCAGCGTTACGGCAACCAAGGCATGGCGGCGACGCCAATCAAACTGCACTTAGATGGTACTGCAGGCCAGTCATTTGGCGTTTGGAACGCGGGTGGCGTAGAGCTTTACCTCACTGGTGATGCCAACGACTACGTAGGTAAAGGCATGGCTGGCGGTAAGGTGGTTATCAAACCTCACCTTGGCACTGCATTTAAGTGTAATGAGGCGACCATCATTGGTAACACCTGTCTGTACGGGGCAACTGGCGGTAAGTTGTTTGCGGCGGGTAAAGCCGGTGAGCGTTTCGGCGTACGTAACTCAGGTACGATTGCTGTCATTGAAGGCGCTGGCGATAACGCTTGTGAGTACATGACCGGCGGTATTGTTGCCATTCTTGGCGCGACAGGCGTGAACTTTGGCGCAGGCATGACTGGCGGATTTGCTTACGTATTGGATGAGAACCAAGACTTCCAAGGTCGCGTGAACAACGAATCGGTTGAAGCAATTTCTCTGTCGGATCTCTACATCCACCAAGAGCACTTGCGCGGTCTGATTGCCGAACATCTTGAAGAAACCGGCTCTAGCCACGCAGAAGATATCTTGGCGAACTTTGATGAATGGATTCCAAAGTTCTACTTGGTGAAGCCTCAAGCGGCGGATTTGCGTACGCTACTTGGTCACCAGAGTCGCAGTGCCGCAGAACTGCGCGTTCAAGCCCAGTAATCATGGAGGATGTTTGAATCATGAGTCAGAACGTTTATCAATTTATCGATGTTCAACGCGTAGATCCTGCGAAGAAGCCTATCAAAGTTCGGAAGATCGAGTTCGTTGAAATCTATGAGCCATTTACCAAGCAACAAGCGACTGCACAAGCGGATCGCTGCTTAGATTGTGGTAACCCCTACTGTGAATGGAAGTGCCCTGTCCACAACTACATTCCACAATGGCTAAAGCTTGCCAATGAAGGCCGTATTCTTGAAGCTGTTGAGCTGTCCCACCAAACCAACAGCTTGCCTGAAGTTTGTGGTCGAGTTTGTCCACAAGATCGCCTGTGTGAGGGCTCTTGTACTCTCAATGATGACTTTGGCGCAGTCACCATAGGTAACATTGAAAAATACATTACCGACAAAGCTTTCGAAATGGGTTGGAAGCCAGATATGTCGAAGGTGGAATGGACCGATAAAAAGGTCGCCATCATTGGCGCAGGCCCAGCCGGCTTGGCCGCTGCCGATATCCTAGTGCGCAATGGCGTCAAACCTGTCGTATTTGATCGCTACCCTGAAATTGGAGGCCTTCTGACCTTCGGTATCCCTTCATTCAAGCTTGAAAAAGGCGTGATGGAAAACCGTCGTCGCGTCTTCACCGAGATGGGTGTGGAGTTCAAGATGAATGTCGAAGTAGGTAAAGATGTGCAAATGCAAGAGCTACTTGATGAGTACGATGCGGTCTTTTTGGGTGTTGGTACTTACAAGTACATGCGTGCAGGACTCGAAAATGAAGGTGCGCCGGGCGTTTACGATGCTCTGCCATTCCTGATTTCAAATACGTACAAGGTCATGGGCTTGGAGCACGACCAACCTTTTATCGACATGGCAAAACAACGCGTAGTGGTACTCGGTGGTGGTGATACCGCAATGGACTGTGTTCGTACCTCTATCCGCCAAGGCGCATCAAGCGTTGTATGTGCTTACCGTCGTGATGAAGCCAATATGCCAGGCTCTCGCCGCGAGGTGAAAAACGCCAAGGAAGAAGGCGTGAAGTTCATGTTCAACCTTCAGCCTTTAGGAATTGAAGTGGATGCGTCGGGCAAAGTCTCAGGGGTCAAAGTGGTAAAAACTGCCCTTGGTGAACCTGATGACGCAGGTCGCCGACATCCAGAACCCGTCGAAGGCAGTGAGCACGTTCTACCAGCAGACGTCGTGATCATGGCGTTTGGTTTCCAGCCGCACAAAATGGATTGGCTAGCACCATTTGATGTCGAGTTGGATCAATGGGGGCGTATCAAAGCTCCTGCGAAACAAGAGTTCCAATTCCAAACCAGCAACGAAAAGATCTTTGCGGGTGGCGATGCGGTACGAGGCTCAGATTTAGTCGTCACTGCGATTGATGAAGGTCGAAAAGCGGCGGAAGGCATTCTCGATTACCTTGAAGTTTAATCCCAGCTAACGTCTCAAAAAGGATCCTACAATTGGATCCCTTTTTCTTTTATTACATATAATTAAGTTCGTAATATAAGGAATAAAACAATGAAAAAATCCGCTCTCCTTTCTATCACTTTGCTCGGCTTAACTGCTTGTAGCCAAGGAGTCACAACCATGACGGATCGTTCTCAATTACCTTGTGGTGACAAACCAAACTGCGTTTCTACCCAAGACACACGTGAAGAATACAACCTAGCACCATTCACCTTAACCGAATCCGCAAACATCGATGCCATTGAGCAAGTGGCACTTGAACTGCCAGGCGCGAAGACAGCGGTGAAAGAAGGCAATTATCTGCGAATCGAGTGCACATCCAAGATCATGCGCTTTGTGGACGATTTAGAGCTAAAAATAGAGGCTAATCAGTTGATTGTTCGTTCCGAGTCTCGCGTTGGCTATTCAGACTTTGGCGTGAACCGTAAACGTGCTGAACAACTGAGAGAAGCTCTTCAAGCCAGAAATCTTATAGAGTAAAGCGTTTCTTTGCATAATAAAAAACCGAAGCACTAAGCTTCGGTTTTTGTACTCGTAATTAGTGATTACTCAGCGTCACCACGAAAGACAACTAAACGCTTTGGTGCGACTTTACCATCATCATTAACCTCAGCAACACCAATAAAAAGCTTCTCGTCACCAGACGTCATACGCAGCGCAGTCCCTTCTGGAGCACCGAGTACTTGTACTGGCATACCATGCTGCACTAAATCTGTTAGCTCAGCGTTTAGGTTCACCTCAGGTAAATCTTCAACGGCAGTGTCCATTGGCAGTAGTAGAGGGTCAAGCAACTCTTTAGGCGCGACTTCATCACGATGCGCTTGCTCTAAAAGTTCATTAAGCTGCTCTAAAGTGACCATCTTCTCATATGGGTATTTCGCAACCCCAGTACGACGTAGCATAGTAACGTGGGCACCACATCCCAGCATTTCACCGAGGTCATCAACGATAGTACGAATGTAAGTCCCTTTTGAGCAGTGGACCTCCATTTCAACTTCATC
This sequence is a window from Vibrio coralliilyticus. Protein-coding genes within it:
- a CDS encoding FAD-dependent oxidoreductase, with protein sequence MSQNVYQFIDVQRVDPAKKPIKVRKIEFVEIYEPFTKQQATAQADRCLDCGNPYCEWKCPVHNYIPQWLKLANEGRILEAVELSHQTNSLPEVCGRVCPQDRLCEGSCTLNDDFGAVTIGNIEKYITDKAFEMGWKPDMSKVEWTDKKVAIIGAGPAGLAAADILVRNGVKPVVFDRYPEIGGLLTFGIPSFKLEKGVMENRRRVFTEMGVEFKMNVEVGKDVQMQELLDEYDAVFLGVGTYKYMRAGLENEGAPGVYDALPFLISNTYKVMGLEHDQPFIDMAKQRVVVLGGGDTAMDCVRTSIRQGASSVVCAYRRDEANMPGSRREVKNAKEEGVKFMFNLQPLGIEVDASGKVSGVKVVKTALGEPDDAGRRHPEPVEGSEHVLPADVVIMAFGFQPHKMDWLAPFDVELDQWGRIKAPAKQEFQFQTSNEKIFAGGDAVRGSDLVVTAIDEGRKAAEGILDYLEV
- a CDS encoding DUF1499 domain-containing protein, with the protein product MKKSALLSITLLGLTACSQGVTTMTDRSQLPCGDKPNCVSTQDTREEYNLAPFTLTESANIDAIEQVALELPGAKTAVKEGNYLRIECTSKIMRFVDDLELKIEANQLIVRSESRVGYSDFGVNRKRAEQLREALQARNLIE
- the gltB gene encoding glutamate synthase large subunit translates to MALYDPSLEKDNCGFGLIAHMDGQPSHKLVRTAISALDRMTHRGGIAADGKTGDGCGLLLQKPDSYLRLIAEENGFNLGKQYAVGMLFFNQDPVKAQLAKDIVNKELAQETLTVAGWREVPTNSEVLGPIAADSLPNIQQVFISAPAGWRERDIERRLYIARRRIEKQITEDPDFYICSLSTQVLVYKGLCMPADLPRFYLDLADLRMESAICLFHQRFSTNTQPRWPLAQPFRYLAHNGEINTIEGNRQWARARAYKFSSPLLPDLQTAAPFVNETGSDSSSLDNMLDLFLAGGMDIFRAMRMLVPPAWQNHPDMDPDLRAFYDFNSKHMEPWDGPAGIVLSDGRYAACNLDRNGLRPARYVITKDKLITLASEVGIWDYAPDEVAEKGRVGPGELLVIDTRKGKLWQSSEIDNDLKSRHPYREWMENNVRKLTPFAQLPEDQVGERSFDEDLLKTYQKQFAMSNEEVDQVLRVLGDMGQEAVGSMGDDTPMAVLSSRERLVTDYFRQKFAQVTNPPIDPLREKHVMSLATSIGQEMNVFCETDGHAYRVTFDSPVLLYSDMQQLLELGDDHYRNTILDINYDPQQKDLKQAIDDLCEQAEQVVREGTVLVVLSDRALVKGKLPIPAAMAVGAVQTRLIDANLRCDANIVVETATARDPHQFAVLLGFGATAVYPYLAYEALGKLIDDKALEKDYRDVMQNYQYGINKGLYKIMSKMGISTIASYRCSQLFEAVGLSQEVVDLCFKGVTTRIEGANFDDFQQDLYNLSRKAWAKRKAIEHGGLLKYVHGGEYHAYNPDVVGTLQTAVKSGESNDYQSFAKQVNQRPVAMLRDLMALKKSDSPLPLEQIEPSTELFKRFDSAAMSIGALSPEAHEALATAMNRLGGYSNSGEGGEDPRRFGTERNSRIKQIASGRFGVTPHYLTNADVLQIKVAQGAKPGEGGQLPGHKVTAEIAKLRYSVQGVTLISPPPHHDIYSIEDLAQLIFDLKQVNPNALVSVKLVSEPGVGTIATGVAKAYADLITISGYDGGTAASPLTSVKYAGSPWELGLAETQQALVANGLRHKIRLQVDGGLKTGLDVVKAAILGAESFGFGTAPMVAMGCKFLRICHLNNCATGVATQDETLRKEYFKGLPEMVMNYFIGLADEVRGLLAELGVEKLTDLIGRTDLLETVEGLTAKQTKLDLSNILEAPVSLEGHPLYWTQPNTPFDKAELNNKIIEDALQAVEKRQSASFFYNVINTDRSIGARLSGEIAQRYGNQGMAATPIKLHLDGTAGQSFGVWNAGGVELYLTGDANDYVGKGMAGGKVVIKPHLGTAFKCNEATIIGNTCLYGATGGKLFAAGKAGERFGVRNSGTIAVIEGAGDNACEYMTGGIVAILGATGVNFGAGMTGGFAYVLDENQDFQGRVNNESVEAISLSDLYIHQEHLRGLIAEHLEETGSSHAEDILANFDEWIPKFYLVKPQAADLRTLLGHQSRSAAELRVQAQ